The following proteins come from a genomic window of Candidatus Obscuribacterales bacterium:
- a CDS encoding DUF2442 domain-containing protein translates to ITSKTEVSNISVNGIWLLCSDLEYFLPYEQFPWFENAPVKHIFNVEEPHPGHLYWPDLDVDLSLETIQNPERFPLIANFSSPGE, encoded by the coding sequence ATTACTTCCAAAACCGAAGTTAGCAACATTTCCGTCAATGGTATTTGGCTGCTCTGTAGCGATCTTGAGTATTTTTTGCCCTACGAGCAGTTCCCGTGGTTTGAAAATGCACCCGTTAAGCACATCTTTAACGTAGAAGAACCTCACCCCGGCCATCTCTATTGGCCCGATCTCGATGTGGATCTGTCCCTTGAGACTATCCAAAATCCAGAGCGGTTTCCCCTCATAGCAAACTTCTCCTCACCCGGAGAATGA